The following proteins are co-located in the Pelecanus crispus isolate bPelCri1 chromosome 5, bPelCri1.pri, whole genome shotgun sequence genome:
- the ZRANB2 gene encoding zinc finger Ran-binding domain-containing protein 2 yields the protein MSTKNFRVSDGDWICPDKKCGNVNFARRTSCNRCGREKTTEAKMMKAGGTEIGKTLAEKSRGLFSANDWQCKTCGNVNWARRSECNMCNTPKYAKLEERTGYGGGFNERENVEYIEREESDGEYDEFGRKKKKYRGKPVGPASILKEVEDKESEGEDEEDEDEDLSKYKLDEDEDEDDADLSKYNLDASEEEDTNKKKKSNRRSRSKSRSSHSRSSSRSSSHSSSRSRSRSHSRSSSSSRSRSRSSSREHSRSRGSKSRSSSRSYRGSSTPRKRSYSSSRSSSSPERSKKRSRSRSSSSGDRKKRRSRSRSPERRRRSSSGSSHSGSRTSSKKK from the exons ATGTCGACCAAGAATTTCCGCGTGAGCGACGGGGACTGGATCTGCCCCGACAAGAA gtgtGGGAATGTTAACTTTGCTAGAAGAACTAGCTGTAACAGATGTGGAAGAG aaaaaacgACAGAAGCCAAAATGATGAAAGCTGGAGGGACTGAAATAGGAAAGACACTTGCTGAAAAGAGTCGTGGCCTCTTCAGTGCTAACGACTGGCAGTGTAAAAC aTGTGGTAACGTGAACTGGGCCAGAAGATCAGAATGTAATATGTGTAATACTCCAAAGTACGCTAAATTGGAGGAAAGGACAG GGTATGGAGGAGGATTTAATGAACGAGAGAATGTTGAATATATAGAACGTGAAGAATCAGACGGGGAGTATGACGAG TTTGGacgcaaaaagaaaaagtatagaGGGAAGCCGGTTGGTCCTGCATCTATCCTGAAGGAAGTAGAAGATAAGGAATCTGAAGGggaagatgaggaggatgaggatgaagatCTCTCCAAATATAAATTGGATGAG gatgaggatgaagatgatGCTGACCTTTCAAAATATAATCTTGATGCCAGTGAGGAAGAGGACactaataagaaaaagaaatccaataGGCGCAGTCGTTCTAAGTCTCGATCTTCCCACTCACGATCTTCATCGCGCTCATCCTCTCATTCAAGCTCAAGGTCTAGGTCCAG GTCCCATTCAAGAAGTTCTTCCAGTTCCAGATCAAGATCTCGTTCCAGTTCCAGAGAGCACTCTAGATCTCGTGGGTCGAAATCAAG ATCCAGCTCCAGGTCCTACAGGGGGTCTTCCACCCCAAGAAAAAGATCTTACTCAAGCTCTCGTTCATCATCTTCCCCTGAGAGAAGCAAGAAGCGAAGTCGTTCTAGATCTTCTTCATCTGGTGATCGCAAAAAAAGACGATCGAGATCACGGTCACCCGAAAG ACGCCGCAGATCATCATCTGGATCTTCCCATTCTGGTTCCCGTACAAgttctaaaaagaaataa